The Lonchura striata isolate bLonStr1 chromosome 13, bLonStr1.mat, whole genome shotgun sequence DNA window CCGGCACCTCGCCTTAGAGCCGGTGCCGGGCGCTGCCGGagccgggcacggccccggctTGGTGACACAGGGGCAGCAGAAGGCAGGAGAGCCCCGGAGGGCACGGGGTGGTGCTGGGGCTGCGATCGCTGCTGCCACCCGCATCCCCCGGGGAGGAGACTCACCCGCGGGCCCCTCCGGGCTCCTGCCCCGCTGGCGCTGTCCCTGCCCCGGGGACAGCCAGTGGTCCCAGTGCCCAGGCTGAGCACAAACATCCCGCAGCATCTCCCGGCGGGCTGAGCTCTAATGGGCTCCCGGGATgtgggtgggggtcccaggtggggctggttGGGCTcctgggcaggctcagctggtcCTGCCCAGCTGTAACAGCTCCGTTCGGTGTTCCAGGGACACCATGGCTCCCTACGCCATCCCAACAGAGCTGATCGTGGTGGAGGAGATCCCGCGCAACCAGATGGGCAAAGTCAACAAGAAGGAGCTTCTGAAACGCTTTTACCCAGCCTAGTGCCCACCCGGGGGGCTTGGCCCCGATCCACGGCCATTCTGCCCCTGAGGAGGAGCCGGGGGATcatccctggcagctctgggctcaCTGCAGCCCCGTCCTCAAATAATGTCCACTAAAAGTAGGATTTGTCCCTCCTGGCTGAGCTGAGACACAGCTGCAGAGTTGGGGTTTCCTTGTGGGGAGCCCTTtgcaggaatcacagaatggtttggattggaagggaccttaaagtccatccagtgccacctcctgccatgggcagggacacctcccactaccCCAGGGTGCTCGGAGCCCTGTCCaaccttccagggatggggcagccacagctgctctgggcaccctgtagCAGGACCTCTCCAGCCTCACAGGGAGTGATTTCCCAgcagaaataaagaataaatcCAAAATCACACATAAATACTGACTGCATTATCCAGTGTATTCGCCACCACCAAGTGATCCCAGTGCTCCATTGATAAATCCCACCTTTCAGCATAGAAGTTTGTCCTGTGTGACTCCACACAcgagctgccagccccaggggctCGATGATGCCAGCGTGGCACAGCAGCCCCCAACCAGTGGGTCCATCTGCTCTGGTCCTGTCCAGTGCTGGGGGGCTGACAGGGAGCTCCAGCTTTGCCAGCAGCTGGTGGGGCTCTGGGAGCaccagggagggcaggaggagcaaGGAGCACGGGTAATTCCTTTGTTAGGGTCACTTGAGCCCCAGAAATCTGGGACATGTAGAGAACATGgaaaggacatggaggggcCCGTGGCAGGCACATGGTGCTGGGCAGAGCGGGCAGAGGGgagctgggaaaaggggaaggggaTGTGGATGGGGACAAGCTTCGTCCTGCACAGGGGTCTGTCCATGCCAACACCCTGCCCACAGTGGCATCTCCAGGATTTTGGTACTGCAGGCTCACAAGGATTTGAGATGGGGACACGAGGGGCACCCAGAGCCCCTGAGCCACCTCTCAGTGCCCCACGTGCCAGGCCCAGGGACACACACACGtgtgcagcccagcagcagcggGAGGGCCCGAGCCGATCCTTTGTTAAAACATCAGCGATGCAGTAAATTTCTTAACTTACCAAATAGATCAATATCAAATTATCATGTCTCGCATTCATAACTCTTAAGCAAGCAACAATGGAGAGAGACAAGGTCACTGGAGAATAAATAGCAGCGAAAGCTCTTAATGATCTATCATTCTCGACAACCCTGGGCACCCCGCACCAGCCCGGTGACAAGATCATTAATAAAACTCTGCAGGAACGCTATCGATTGCTTTGATGGATGATCACAGGTAGCAAATACTGTAAAACACCTGGCTGTCACACACAGAATGAGTAGTCTGACTCACACCTCGGTGCAGGGACCGGCCTGGGGCTCTGCCAGGTTTGCTCCTCGGGGATTCCTGCAGGGAGGGGGGTCAGGGGTGACCCCTGGTTTGGAGCTGCCATCCGTGCTGGACCCTCATGTTCCCACTCCACTCGGCATAGGTGGGATTTGTTAATTAAAAGCCTCGTTAAAACACCTGGTCACAGTGGCCtggtgggagctgagctggatgGAGATGGGCTGGGGTGACCTGGTGCCACTGGGTGAGCCTGGAGACCTCCAGGAACACCAACAGAGCCAGGActggagggagggatggggtCCCAAGGCcgtgggctctgctcctgcatccctcgGGGTGCAGGGGGGGCTCTGTGTgcccccccagctccaggctctGTGCTTGCCAGCCACATCAGCATCGACGGTGGGATCATATGTACACAACCATTCAATTACCCCGTAATGGCTGCAGGCGATTAAGCCATCAATCTCCTTCATTAGGGCCTGCCAGGCCCGGCCCGGCATCACCCAATAAAACcattaaaacaacaacaactcAAAGCAGCAGCTTTAATGCATTGACCATAACCTCGGTCGTGACAGCGCcgggggtgtccccgagctgggaCCCACTCCCCCCGAgggggctctgccctgctggggtGTCCCCGGGGAGCTGGGGGCTGCCCACCCCTCTGTGCCCCCGCAGCCCGGCACGCCAGGACCCGCTCTAGCACTTTATAGCTGACATTAGCTTTTATTGCCGTATAAAATCCAAGCTCTGGTGCCTTTATGGGGCTGCGCCGGCGTGTGGCACCTCTGcactcccagctgctccctctgccctcCTGGGCGCTGCCCTGGCCCCCTCCCCGGTCGCTGCACCGGGGTCACAGCCGGTGCCAGTGCCCCACACGTGAGGGACATGACCGGTGCCACACTGGGGTCGTGAGTGTCCCAGCACACCCTGGGGTACTGCAGGTCCCAACCCCGAACACTGCACCGCTGGGCAGCTCAGGGGGTGTCAGTGGGAGGGGGAACCCTCCAAAATCGGCTGACccagcacccagagcagcaCGGGAAGTCAtagtcctgggctgggaccccaaatccctgcgcCGCAGCGACAGTGACGCGGGGTGACAGGGCAGCGGGGCGGACGGACGGGATgggacagacacacggacaaTGAGCGCCGCTGCCCACGCCACGGCCCAGCCGCGCCGCGGGTCACCCGTGCCCGACGCTCACCCACTCGCGACACGTCCGTGGGGACAGCGACAGCCCCGCCAGCAGCGCGCAGCTCCCGGGTATGGACGGACACATCCCGCCCCCTCCTCCtgtatccctgtatccctgtTCCCACTGTTCCCACGCCTTGTGCCCCATCCCCGTGCTGGCGACCCGCGCCGGGGGCACCCAGGGCATTAATCGCCAAGGGAAGGGACCGTGCTGACCCCACAGCTGCGAGCAGGGACGCGGTGGTGCCACCGGTGTCACCGGCACATTTTCACTTCCTTGCCAAGCCCAGGACTCGGTTTCCCGGGAGGACAAGAGCTCCTCGACCCCTTGGCCCTGCGCGGGGGTCGTGggtctccatccctgctgcaccgggacccccgggaccccgcgCCGACGGGCGGGGGACGCTCCCCGGTGCCGCACCGCGGGCTGCGAGGACGGCCGGGAGCGGGCCCGGTGGCCGGGACGATGCTGCCATCTGGTGCCACGGcacggcggcggcgccgggacAGGCACCGGGGCTCGGGGGAACACCGGGACCGGCCGCGGAGGTCGGAGGAAGCACCGGGACCGGCAGCCGGGCTCGAGGGAAACACCGGGACCGGCAGCGGGGGTCAAGGGCAGCGCTGGGACTGGCCGCGGGGGTCGGAGAAAGCACCGGGACCGGGGGGTCGGGGGGCTGCGCCGGGACGGCAGCGGGGACCGAGAGCCTCGTCGGGACTcccggagcggccccgcccGCTCCGCCCGGTGCGAACCCGGCGGGCCCGGGACACGCGGGACGCCGCCGGTCCCTCTCCCGACTCCGCTCTGGGACGGGCCCCGACGCCAACACAGatggcaccggcaccgggaacgGCTGGGGAGAGACGGGCGGGCTCGCCCCAGCGGGAGGAGCGGCCGAGCGGGACGGGAAGaaccggtcccggtcccggtcctgATCCTGGTCCCGGTCCAGCTCCAGGCCCCCGTCCCACTGTCGGTGTCGGAGCCCGTCCGTGTCTCGGTCGCTgtgccggtgccggtcccggcGCCGGAGCAGCCGGGGGGCAGCGGGCCCGGGTCtcccccgcgcccgccccgtcGCGGCATCCCCGGAGCGCGCCCGGCGGCAGCTGCCGCGTTccgcccgccctgcccggggctgcgcgcccggccccggccccggccccgctccccggcccggccgcgggacccccccgcgccccccgcacCCCTCCACGGCCCCCGCACCTCCCGGCGGGCCCCtggcgggccgggcgggccgggggtgCGGGctgcgggccgggggcggcggggccagCTGCCCGCGGGGGGGTCCGGTGCCCGCAGCACTTGTGCTGTCACTCAGCCAGCCCCGCCGCTATTTTAGCtcggggccggcggccgggctgtgccccgCTCCGCCATGGGCCCCCCGCTCCTCCTCGCCTGCCTGCTCGCCCCTCTCTGCGCTCGGGTAAGGGCTGCGGGGAccccgggcggcggggccgggcggggatggggACCCCGGCTCCGTGCCCCGGGAGGGCTGGCTGGGACGGGGAGCCCGCCCGCAGAGCCGGGGGCCGGCCGGACAACAGACCTCGTGGAAACTCGTCCCTGGGGGCGgcggggatggggctgggggtgatgGGGGCTCGGAGCCCCTCTTGAGGCATTTCCCACCCCAcagatggcggcggcgggggggggCCTGCGGCTCCGGCACATTGCCTGAGCCCGTGACCGGGATGGGCTGAGATGGGATCTGCGGGAGGGTTAGGCACTTAAAGACACCCTGCTCCTCTTTTTGCCACCCCAGCTCTGGTCCCAGACCTCCCTGCACGCCCCCTGCCCACTCACGccccccccagagcccctcacCCCGGCCTGAGCCACACGGGGCCCTTGGGATTCTGGCCCGGACCCCGTGCTCGGCTGCttcagggcagggaaggagaggaaaggggaTCTGCAGGGCAGCCCCACAGCGTCCCTCCCTCACATCCCCATCCCCCCCAGCTCCAGCGGCCCCCAGGGACGGGCGGGGGGTTTCTCCTGCCGGAGGAGGGCACAAAGAAAGCCCTGGAGGCCACAGCGCAGCCCCCGAGGCTCAGGAGCAGCCCCTTGTCCTGCCCATCCCGTGGGGCTGGTCCACAGcccccctccccacagcccctggcacagccagccccactgccccGTTCCCCTGTCCCCCAGCAGGGCACACACGGCCCCGGGGGCTCCAGGGAGCCCCGGCAGCCAGCGCTgcgggcacagctgggcacagatGTGGGTGcaaggctggcactgcccagacgTGCTCCCTCCTCGGGGAGGGGACAGCGCCTGTCCCCGGGCCCAGGACGAGGGTGGCACGGAGCTGGGGcgtcagcagctgctttcacaCCTCTCTGCCCCCTCCTACCCCCAGCTCCCACAGTCCCCATGGCTCCAGGCCCCCCCAcaatcaccccaaatcccggcCCTCGGTCCCACACAGCCCCATAACCCATCCTTGCCCCCACAGCTCCCTGACCCCACTGCAGCCTGCCACAACTCCTGTTCGCCTTGTTTCCACCCCGAATCTCCTCCTCATAactcccagctccatcccaggcCCTCAACTCCCTGTGCctgcccccagcaccccaaccctgtcccccaGGGTCACACCGACAGCCCAAACTGATCCCTGACCCCCCAGCCCTCGCTGCCACACCtgtgtggtgacagtgacacggAGGGGAGGCCACAGCCGGTGCTGCCTGCCCGAGGTACCCCCCCGGGGTCCTGTGGGGCACAGCCCATACCCAGGGCACCACCAGGGTCATTTGTGGAGCACCCTGTCCTGGTGAACCCAGCAGGACACCCACCACCATCACACTGGGGTGGCAGGGGACACTGACACAAagctcctggggcagctggCTGATCTCAGACCCAACCCCGACCCCACCACGGGGACCCAGCACTGAGCACTCCAGCACCGTGTACCCCCCTGTGCACACCCTGCCCaggtgcagctccctgcccactGCCCTGGCACTCCACCCCAGCCCGGAGTTTTGGGGTCTCTGgcagccccgtgtccccccagggtgccagcccagcccagccgggggctgcagccccccaggCCTGGCGGCAGCACGAGGCTCCCCGGCGGGTGAAGAGGGCCTGGGTGATCCCCCCCATCAGTGTCTCGGAGAACCACAAGCGCATCCCCCACCTCCTGGTGCAGGTAGGTgagagcccccagcccctctcccggCTCGCAGAGCGGGGACATCCCGGGCAGGATGTCCAGGGCCACCTCCAGAGGGGCACAGACCCCCAgcctgggacccccagccctGATTGTCCTGGGTAGATCAAGTCAGACAAGCAGCAGCCCGGCGGGGTGATCTACAGCATCAAAGGGCCGGGGGTGGATGAGGAACCCCTGGGCATCTTCTCCATCGACAAGTTCAGCGGGAAGGTTTTCCTCAACGCCATGCTGGACCGGGAGGAGCACGACCGCTACCGGGTAAGGAGGATCCGGGgtgcccacagcccctccccggGTCCCCAGCCGGACCCCGACCccccctctctgctcccacagcTGAGAGCCTTCGCGCTGGACCTGGGCGGGGTCACCCTGGAGGACCCCACTGACCTGGAGATCATCGTGGTGGACCAGAACGACAACCGGCCGCTCTTCCGGCAGGACGTGTTCACCGGCCGCGTGCTGGAGGGGGCTGAGCCAGGTGGGTCCGGCCGGGGGGCGCTGGGCTGCGGCACCGAGCCAGCCCCGGGCCAGCGCCCACCGGCCGCTGCTGGGCCGCAGGGACCTGCGTGATGACGGTGGATGCCACGGACGCCGACGACCCCGACACGGATAACGCGGCGCTGCGCTATTCCATCCTGGAGCAGGGCGCTGCCGGGATGTTCAGCATCAACGCCACCACCGGGGAGATCTGCACCGCACGGCCCGGCCTCGACCGGGAGGTAGAGGCGTGGGGTGGCTGGGacggggctggggggacactcAGGACACCCCACGGGGTGaaaccacagccctgcccacgAGCGGATGCAGGCGTGGGGACAGGGTGGGTGGGCAGCGGCTGGGGGATCTCTGTGCTCCCTGGGGACTGGGGGGGCTCAGCTCTGGCCCCCTCACTCCCCACAGACCATGGGGGTGTACAACCTGACGGTGCAGGCGGCCGACATGTCCGGGGACGGGCTGACCACCACGGCCGTGGCCGTCATCTACCTGGAGGACATCAACGACAACGCTCCCGAGTTCACCAAGGAGGAGGTAACagccgggacacggggacgtgCCGGGGTCAGCGGGGGGGAGCTGCCGCCCCCGGGGGTCTGCAGCACCCCAAAGGGCCAGAGCGCAGCCCCACACCGCTCTCCCCCAGTTCTCCATGGAGGTGGAGGAGCAGGCGGCCGGCGTGGACGTGGGCAAGGTTTTTGTGCACGACAAGGACCTGGCGGGCTCGCCCAGCTGGTTGGCCAAATTCACCATCCTGGAGGGCGACCCCGAGGGCGCCTTCGCCATCCGGACCGACCCCCACACCAACGACGGCGTGCTCTCCGTGGTCAAGGTGGGCACGGGGCAgccgggggggtccccgggggtctCATGGCTCGGCTGACCCCCGGCCCCTCTGGCAGCCGCTGGACCACGAGGTGCGGGACCGCTTCGAGCTGACGGTGTCGGTGCAGAACGAGCGGCCGCTGGAGCCCTCGGCCCCCGCCAGCCCCCGGGCGCTGGCCACGGTGCGGGTGCGGGTGCGGGACGTCAACGAGGCGCCCGTGTTCCGCGAGAACCCGCGGCGGATCAGCGTCCTGGAGGGGACACCCCCGGGCACCCCCATCACCACCTACACCGCCAGCGACCCCGACACGCAGCAGATCCAGAGCCTCTCGTGAgtcccgctccgctcccgcggCCCCCGCGGCGGGGCTGGTGTCTCACGCAGCCCCTCGCCCACAGCTACGCGCTGCTCTACGACCCcgcgggctggctgcagctggacCCTCACGCCGGCACCGTCCGCACCAAGCGGGAGCTGCTGCACCCGTCCGCCTTCCTGCAGGGCGGCTGGTACATCGCCCTGGTGCTCGCCCGCGACGACGGTGAGcagccgcccccgccgcgccctCGCTCCCGCTGCCCCCGCTGACCCCTCCGCTCTGTCCCCCGCAGCCGAGCCCCCGCTCTCGGCCACCGGCACCCTCTCCATCGAGATCCTGGAGGTGAACGACCACGCTCCGCAGCTGCAGCCGCCGGCCGGGGTGCTCTGCGGGCGGCCGGGACGCGGGGGGaccctgctcctgggggccaCCGACGATGACCGACCCCCCCATGGAGCCCCCTTCCACTTCCagctcagcccccagcacccccagctcgCCCGCAACTGGAGCATCGCCCGCTTCAATGGTGAGAAACCAGCCGGGGAGGGGGGGATGCCGCACAGAGGGTCCCGCTCACCCCCTGCCCACCCCGCAGTGACCCACGCCGTGCTGGCCGTGCTGGCGGAGCTGCCCGAGGGGCCGTACTCGCTCCCGCTGCTGCTGCGGGACTCGGGGACGCCGCCgcgggagcagcagcagcagctgaacgTCTCGGTGTGCCGCTGCGGCCGGGACGGCACCTGCCTGCACGGGGCCCTGGCCGCGGCCAGCGCCGGGGCCGGCATCACCTTCGGGGCGCTCACGATCATCCTGGGCAGCGCCATCCTCCTCCTCGGTGAGCGAGACCCCCGGAGTCCTTCCCCCACCCTCcaccccgccccgccgccccccagccctgtgctggtcCTGGCCACCCCTCCCGAGCCCCACCCAGCACATTCTGTCCCCCTGACCCCCACCCAGCGCATTCtgtccccctgaccccccaCCCAGCGCATTCTGTCACCCTGACCCCCACCCAGCGCATTCTGTCCCCCTGACCCCCACCCAGCGCATTCTGTCACCTTGACCCCACACAGCACATTCTGTCACCCTGACCCCACCAGCGCATTCTGTCACCTTGACCCCCACCCAGCGCATTCTGTCACCCTGACCCCCACCCAGCACATTCTGTCACCCTGACCCCACCAGCACCCCATCCTGGCCTTGGCCTCCCACCCACCCCTCCCCACGACCCTCAAAGCCTCCCCCCTACCCAGCAGCCCCTTCTGAGCGCAATCCGGACCCCTCCTTTCCCTCACTGCCCATCCCACCGCAATCCCACCGCAATCCCTACCTCCATCCCAGCACAACTGCATCCCGCCCCAGCCATCGCCCGTGCCCGCCGTGCCTCCCCGTGCCCACACGCGTGTCCCCGCGCCCACACGCGTGTCCCcgcgtccccgtgtccccgcagcGCTGGCGGCTCTGGGCGC harbors:
- the CDH15 gene encoding cadherin-15, whose translation is MGPPLLLACLLAPLCARGASPAQPGAAAPQAWRQHEAPRRVKRAWVIPPISVSENHKRIPHLLVQIKSDKQQPGGVIYSIKGPGVDEEPLGIFSIDKFSGKVFLNAMLDREEHDRYRLRAFALDLGGVTLEDPTDLEIIVVDQNDNRPLFRQDVFTGRVLEGAEPGTCVMTVDATDADDPDTDNAALRYSILEQGAAGMFSINATTGEICTARPGLDRETMGVYNLTVQAADMSGDGLTTTAVAVIYLEDINDNAPEFTKEEFSMEVEEQAAGVDVGKVFVHDKDLAGSPSWLAKFTILEGDPEGAFAIRTDPHTNDGVLSVVKPLDHEVRDRFELTVSVQNERPLEPSAPASPRALATVRVRVRDVNEAPVFRENPRRISVLEGTPPGTPITTYTASDPDTQQIQSLSYALLYDPAGWLQLDPHAGTVRTKRELLHPSAFLQGGWYIALVLARDDAEPPLSATGTLSIEILEVNDHAPQLQPPAGVLCGRPGRGGTLLLGATDDDRPPHGAPFHFQLSPQHPQLARNWSIARFNVTHAVLAVLAELPEGPYSLPLLLRDSGTPPREQQQQLNVSVCRCGRDGTCLHGALAAASAGAGITFGALTIILGSAILLLALAALGAARVRGRRRALRKGLLQRSRDDMRDNILNYDEQGGGEEDQDAYDINQLRHPELFSPRAKPPLRRDAPLSSGTPVAPRRLPSSPSDIEEFINEGLEAADSDPSVPPYDTALIYDYEGSGSVASPLSSIVSSLTDEDQDYDYLSEWGPRFRRLADLYGH